TCCTCTACACCCATGATCTCCACGTCATTTCCCATCCTGGCCGGTTTGTATAGGAAAATATTTTCGGAAACCAGTTGGCCGAAGTCTTTATCAGGAGTCATCATATATACCTGCATACCCTCCTTTTCGGCCTGTTTGGCCAGGGTGCCTATGACATCATCCGCTTCAAATCCTTCCTTGGTAACGATTGGAATTTTAAATCCCTTTAATATTCTGTGGATATAGGGAATGGCTGAAGTAATATCTTCCGGTTGGGACTCCCTGTTGGCTTTGTACGGTTCATAAGCTTCGTGCCTGAAAGTAGGTCCGGGAAGGTCAAAAGCCACGGCGAGGTAATGGGGGTGTTGATTTCTCATAAGATCCCACAGGACACGAGTAAATCCGGTAACGGCAGAAGTATTGACGCCTTTTGAATTGATCAGTGGTCGGCTAATGAATGCATAATGAGCCCGGTACATTAAAGCGTGTCCGTCGAGCAGGAAAAGTTTTTCTTTCGGCATGATTTCGATATTGGTTCAGATTAGCAAGGTAAGGAATTATTATAAAATTCGGGGTGTGTTGCTTTGGATCAAAATAAAAAATCACGCTAAGTCGTCATGATCTTCATCAAATTAACGACTTAGCGTGATTTAAAGTTGCCAACCGCTATAGGTTGTTAAAGTTTGTCAGTTTAGAAAGTTACGTTGTATTTAAGCAGGAATTGTTCCGTGACGCTGGCTCTTCTTCCCGTGCCATTTATGCCATTTGGAGCGTTGTAGTCGGTGATCTGTACTTTGATATCATGATCGTAAAATACATTCAGGGTAACGGCAGCCTGTAATCCTTTGAAGATATTGAAACCAATTTCATTCACCCAGTCCACATCGATATTCTGTGGTTCCAATTTGTAATTAGAGAACAGAGCCAAACCGGAAGTGTAAACGAGACGGTCTTCGAGGAATTTGTTGGAGTAATTCATCCTGGCCAGTGCTCCCAATGCACTAAATACATTTTCCCCGGGGGGATTGCCATGAACATTGAGGGCAGCGATGCCATCATCTGCAACAATGATCCATTTTCCACCAATAGGAGAGAAATAGATGGAAAGTTTATCGGACAGTTTGTAATCGATTCCTACAGACAAGGTAATGCCTGCCGGTGAAAAAAGTTTCGATTGCAAAACAGCCGTACCATTTCCGGAAATATCTGACAGGAAATTTCCGGGATAATCGGCGGTGCCGTTATAAGTGGGAGTGAGTTGACTCATAAAGGAAAAGTCAGCTGCGACGAAGATCTTTGATCCCTCTTTGATGGCATATCCGGCTTTTGAATTGAGTCTGAGCTCGTCGATAGCCTTTTGGAAGGGTATTTTTGTGTCCGACCCCTGGGCAATCACCCCTGACCCAAGACGTTGAAGGCCGAGTTGCCAGGCGGCCACGTTGTCCCACGCGATCCTGTCCTTTTTATATTTAGCAAAAAAGCTAACCGCTCCGCCAATACCCAGTCTATTTTGACCGGCTCCTTGTTTGGGATTGATCTGAAGCAATTGAGCAAAATCCAGCCCAAGGCCTGCTCCTGCTTTCCATACGGGGTCCTCCTGTTTTTCTTCAGCGGCATCCTGGGCCGTTAAATTGCCAGAGGGAATAAAAAACGAGACCATTAAGGCTGCAATGATTAAAAATAAATTTTTCATCAGCATGAAATTTTTGTAATGAATAGAATTGGTGGTTGAACCGGTCCATGGTGGACGAGGCTCCGCCCATTCATTAATCAGGGAAACGCCTGAAAAAATGATGGTTTTTTATGAAATATTATTTGGCTTAAAAATCTCCACTTTTTCAGACATGAGCTTGCTGAGTGGAATGATGATATCACTTTCTTCCGTTTCAAGGGTAAAAGTGGTTCCATCAATGCTTTTTACCGTTCCTTTTGTCCCGTCAATACTTATGGTTTGGCCAATGGAGATCTTTTCTTTATGATAAAAGGAGGAGAGCATACTGGCC
This sequence is a window from Lewinellaceae bacterium. Protein-coding genes within it:
- a CDS encoding DUF3078 domain-containing protein, which codes for MKNLFLIIAALMVSFFIPSGNLTAQDAAEEKQEDPVWKAGAGLGLDFAQLLQINPKQGAGQNRLGIGGAVSFFAKYKKDRIAWDNVAAWQLGLQRLGSGVIAQGSDTKIPFQKAIDELRLNSKAGYAIKEGSKIFVAADFSFMSQLTPTYNGTADYPGNFLSDISGNGTAVLQSKLFSPAGITLSVGIDYKLSDKLSIYFSPIGGKWIIVADDGIAALNVHGNPPGENVFSALGALARMNYSNKFLEDRLVYTSGLALFSNYKLEPQNIDVDWVNEIGFNIFKGLQAAVTLNVFYDHDIKVQITDYNAPNGINGTGRRASVTEQFLLKYNVTF